In Gammaproteobacteria bacterium (ex Lamellibrachia satsuma), a single genomic region encodes these proteins:
- a CDS encoding zinc ABC transporter solute-binding protein, producing MWFKRYLLPLCVPLGLIFSGQAVLADDSFDVVVSIKPIHSIVAGLMDGTKGPQLLVSGGQSPLEFKPTDQQKHAMQSADLVIWVGPELEEHLAESIAALESQVRVIELLSSSSMKILLSRGDDAKRDPFFWLDDRNIIILLDDLTHLLEEADPLRTHIYQQNRRKMMQRLTRIDREYEYGYRGLKAGLGVQYYDTLHYFEQAYALTVLEHVGISPRQPGDATSLFKVRQRIVDGEAVCLLIEVGMPAEHAGLLTQGQEVNIGRLDSLGINLKPGPDLYFQLMDHNTDTIKRCLNADMGAAEQARVSADSGGIPDQDGIGGRFILTDHLGGTLTEDDMRGGYHLLYFGYTYCPDVCPTTLQVLSLALDELGEKAKLIQPYFFTIDPERDNVKVMRNYVEYFDPRLIGVTGSKPMIERVAAQFKVKYEKVEEALADPDLYVMDHSASLYLLGPNGRFIKKYVYGITAEQLAQELLEVLP from the coding sequence ATGTGGTTCAAACGTTACCTATTACCTCTGTGTGTCCCTCTCGGCCTTATATTCTCCGGACAAGCTGTCCTTGCTGATGACAGTTTTGATGTCGTTGTCAGCATCAAGCCGATCCATTCCATCGTGGCTGGCCTTATGGACGGCACCAAAGGCCCACAGTTACTTGTGAGTGGGGGGCAGAGTCCCCTTGAATTCAAGCCAACCGACCAGCAGAAGCATGCTATGCAGTCTGCTGATCTTGTCATCTGGGTCGGCCCGGAGTTGGAGGAGCATCTGGCGGAATCGATAGCGGCGCTCGAATCCCAGGTAAGGGTAATTGAGCTTTTGTCGAGCAGCAGCATGAAGATTCTCCTCTCGCGGGGCGATGATGCAAAACGTGATCCGTTTTTCTGGCTCGACGACCGGAATATCATCATTTTGCTGGATGATCTTACCCATCTGCTGGAGGAGGCAGACCCGCTCCGAACCCACATCTACCAGCAAAACAGGCGAAAGATGATGCAGCGGCTTACCCGCATCGACCGTGAATATGAATACGGTTATCGGGGGTTGAAGGCGGGATTGGGTGTGCAATATTACGATACCCTTCACTATTTTGAACAGGCTTATGCGCTGACGGTACTCGAACATGTGGGTATCTCTCCCAGACAACCGGGTGATGCGACTTCGCTGTTCAAGGTGCGGCAGCGCATCGTGGACGGTGAGGCAGTGTGCCTGCTGATAGAAGTGGGCATGCCTGCGGAGCATGCAGGGCTTTTGACTCAGGGGCAGGAAGTCAATATCGGCAGACTCGACAGCCTGGGCATCAATCTAAAGCCGGGTCCCGATCTCTATTTCCAACTGATGGATCATAATACGGATACCATCAAGCGGTGTTTGAATGCGGATATGGGGGCAGCGGAACAGGCACGTGTTTCAGCCGATAGTGGTGGTATTCCCGATCAGGATGGTATTGGTGGGCGTTTCATCCTGACCGACCATCTTGGTGGAACGCTCACCGAAGATGACATGCGGGGGGGCTACCACCTGCTCTATTTCGGTTACACCTACTGTCCGGATGTCTGCCCCACGACCCTGCAGGTGCTGTCACTGGCCTTGGACGAACTGGGTGAAAAGGCCAAGTTGATACAGCCCTATTTCTTCACCATCGATCCGGAGCGGGATAACGTCAAGGTGATGCGTAACTATGTAGAGTACTTTGATCCCCGGTTGATCGGGGTGACAGGTTCAAAGCCTATGATTGAGCGTGTTGCCGCCCAGTTCAAAGTAAAATATGAAAAGGTGGAGGAGGCGTTGGCGGATCCCGATCTCTATGTGATGGATCACTCTGCCAGCCTCTATCTATTGGGACCGAATGGCCGCTTTATAAAGAAATATGTCTATGGCATTACCGCTGAGCAGTTGGCTCAGGAGTTGCTTGAGGTTCTGCCCTAA
- a CDS encoding c-type cytochrome, which produces MSVKSVLTTLSLALGLAISAGSFAGEADVQVTDVKDWNKEGGEKTEAMLLTPDKPRGIVVYEVCSACHLLEGWGLKDGTFPQLAGQHRSVLVKQLTDIRAKNRDNPTMYPFALDEQILAVSGYHAGEINPAQLVADVTDYISKLPMNPDNGKGPWNELFPEFEQGKKLYADNCTQCHGENGEGMEDKFYPKIHGQHYSYMLRQFEWIRDGKRRNANPDMVKQIKGFSDKDMQMVINYVSRQKVPAKDLAPSKDWQNPDYD; this is translated from the coding sequence ATGAGTGTTAAATCTGTATTGACGACCCTTTCACTGGCTTTGGGTTTGGCCATTTCCGCCGGCAGCTTTGCTGGAGAGGCTGATGTCCAGGTAACGGATGTCAAAGACTGGAATAAAGAGGGTGGTGAGAAGACCGAGGCTATGTTGCTAACACCCGATAAGCCACGTGGCATAGTTGTCTACGAAGTCTGTTCCGCCTGCCACCTGCTGGAAGGCTGGGGCCTGAAGGACGGTACCTTTCCACAGTTGGCCGGACAGCATCGCAGTGTGCTGGTTAAGCAGTTGACCGACATTCGTGCCAAGAATCGCGATAACCCCACCATGTATCCTTTTGCGCTGGATGAACAGATTCTGGCGGTATCCGGTTATCATGCGGGGGAGATTAATCCTGCCCAACTGGTTGCTGACGTCACCGACTATATCTCCAAGTTGCCCATGAACCCGGACAATGGCAAGGGTCCCTGGAATGAACTGTTTCCAGAGTTTGAGCAGGGTAAGAAACTCTATGCCGACAACTGCACCCAGTGTCATGGTGAAAATGGTGAGGGCATGGAAGACAAGTTCTACCCCAAGATTCATGGTCAGCACTACTCTTATATGCTGCGCCAGTTCGAGTGGATTCGTGACGGAAAACGCCGTAATGCTAACCCCGATATGGTGAAACAGATCAAGGGCTTCTCCGACAAGGATATGCAGATGGTCATCAACTACGTATCCCGTCAGAAAGTTCCCGCCAAGGATCTCGCACCTTCCAAAGATTGGCAGAATCCTGATTACGATTAA
- a CDS encoding cytochrome c, whose product MLKLITFAAVAATLSLGGIGNAVAADGAALFQAKTCWSCHGKDAKTPIMPMYPKLAGQNADYAFNQMKDIKSGARNNGQTAAMKGVMGLVSDDEMKAIADWLATQ is encoded by the coding sequence ATGTTGAAATTGATCACTTTTGCCGCAGTAGCCGCGACACTCTCTCTTGGAGGGATTGGCAATGCAGTTGCTGCTGATGGTGCTGCGCTCTTCCAGGCAAAGACCTGCTGGTCCTGCCACGGTAAAGATGCCAAGACTCCAATTATGCCTATGTATCCTAAGCTGGCGGGACAGAATGCTGACTACGCCTTTAACCAGATGAAAGATATCAAGTCTGGCGCACGTAATAACGGTCAAACCGCAGCCATGAAGGGTGTGATGGGTTTGGTCTCAGATGACGAGATGAAAGCGATCGCAGACTGGCTCGCTACTCAATAG
- the nosD gene encoding nitrous oxide reductase family maturation protein NosD codes for MKPSLWSHVLVCLAFLLLPLGSSQAAYPSFQELVDAADPKGTLTPPPGTYAGPVTIESAITIDGRGKVTIDAGGKGSVIYLDTDGATLKNLHLTNSGESHNDIDSGVQVRGNFNVIKDNVIDNTLFGIDLQQSENNVVQRNRISSKPFDLGMRGDSVRLWYSFNNKITDNIIRDSRDMVVWYSADNLIARNDSRGGRYSLHFMYSKYNEVIENHYEKNSVGIFLMYSDGVQVKNNYIAHALGPTGMGIGFKETSDVDVVGNQILYCATGIYLDISPYDPETTNRLKNNLIAYSGIGMLFLNDWTGNILESNSFKGNITQVAVSGAGKTANRNDWLGNYWDDYAGFDQDRDGVGDKPYELYSYADRIWMDVPPARFFKGAPVLEVMDFLERLAPFSNPNMLVRDKKPMMAAQLAVAEVEQESGSAVTGETAGDGKVEGQDAYDPLKALRESLDR; via the coding sequence TTGAAGCCATCGCTTTGGTCGCATGTCCTGGTCTGTCTTGCCTTTTTGCTGTTGCCTCTGGGCAGCAGTCAGGCAGCCTATCCCTCGTTTCAAGAACTGGTCGATGCTGCTGACCCCAAAGGCACGCTGACTCCACCGCCCGGCACCTATGCCGGGCCGGTTACCATCGAGAGCGCCATTACCATCGATGGCAGGGGGAAGGTTACTATTGATGCCGGTGGCAAGGGTTCGGTCATCTATCTGGATACTGATGGCGCAACCCTGAAAAATCTGCATCTGACCAACTCAGGTGAATCCCACAACGATATCGATTCGGGGGTTCAGGTCCGCGGTAATTTCAATGTTATCAAGGATAATGTCATCGACAATACCCTGTTTGGCATAGATCTCCAGCAGTCTGAGAACAACGTCGTGCAGAGAAATCGCATCTCCTCCAAGCCTTTCGATCTTGGCATGCGGGGTGATTCAGTCCGGCTCTGGTACAGCTTCAACAACAAGATCACAGACAATATCATCCGGGATTCCCGTGACATGGTCGTCTGGTATTCGGCAGATAATCTGATTGCCAGAAATGATTCCCGTGGTGGTCGTTATTCCCTCCATTTCATGTATTCGAAGTACAATGAGGTGATAGAGAACCACTACGAAAAAAATTCAGTGGGTATCTTCCTGATGTACAGCGACGGCGTACAGGTGAAGAATAACTATATCGCCCATGCACTTGGGCCAACCGGGATGGGTATTGGCTTTAAAGAGACGTCCGATGTGGATGTCGTCGGCAATCAGATTCTCTATTGCGCCACCGGTATCTATCTGGACATCTCCCCCTATGATCCTGAGACAACCAATCGACTGAAGAATAACCTGATCGCCTATAGTGGAATTGGTATGCTGTTCCTGAATGACTGGACAGGCAACATCCTCGAGAGCAACAGCTTTAAGGGTAACATTACCCAGGTTGCTGTTTCCGGTGCGGGCAAGACCGCAAACCGGAACGACTGGTTAGGAAACTACTGGGATGACTATGCAGGATTCGATCAGGACAGGGACGGTGTGGGTGATAAGCCCTATGAACTTTACAGTTATGCCGACAGGATCTGGATGGATGTGCCACCGGCCCGGTTTTTCAAAGGTGCGCCGGTTTTGGAAGTGATGGACTTTTTGGAACGCCTGGCCCCGTTTTCCAATCCAAATATGTTGGTTAGAGACAAGAAACCGATGATGGCGGCTCAATTAGCTGTTGCGGAAGTGGAGCAGGAGAGCGGGTCTGCTGTTACTGGCGAAACAGCCGGGGACGGGAAAGTGGAAGGTCAGGATGCGTATGATCCACTAAAGGCGCTTAGAGAATCGCTGGACCGATAA
- the nosZ gene encoding Sec-dependent nitrous-oxide reductase — MKKSTKQFCTALVGLGIGLGAASSSFAQQSLKDVMQARGLTQKDLLAAAKTYTPTGGRDEYLAFSSGGQSGHVIVYGIPSMRILKYIGVFTPEPWQGYGFDDESKAVLAQGKINGKLINYGDTHHPAFSETEGEYNGRYLFINDKANPRIAVIDLHDFETKQIVVNPFMKSDHGGAFVTPNTEYVMEASQYAAPVSGDYVPLEEFNEKYRGALTYWKFDNKKGRIQEDQSFTFELPPYSQDLSDAGKGPSMGWGFTNSFCSERYVGGIERGRPPFEAGCSQKDTDFLHVTNWTKAAELVAAGKVHKVNGAYQITMKQAVKEGLLYLIPEPKSPHGVDVSPDGTHIIVSGKLDSHAWVYSWDKIKKAIDSKKFEGKDPYGIPIISMKDTLHTQVQVGLGPLHTQYDSKECVVYTSIYVDSMVTKWDYCKGKVLDQLHIHYNIGHLVSMEGDSVSPDGKYLVSLNKLAIDRFNPVGPLHPQNHQLIDISGDKMQLLYDMPLPLGEPHYVVAIKADKLKPAVRYKSGWDSRSDKKSPWKTRAGREKVVRKDGVVHIYGTVIRSHITPEIIEVEEGETVSIHLTNLERAEDETHGFAMYSQNVNLSIEPGKTVSATFVADKAGVFPYYCTEFCSALHLEMQGYLLVKPKGYVAEAGAKMEEGQKYTKADYDKQVKTNVDTQAVINSVVGFITSHNYKDFPEVVALVEDATDQLGFADEAKKKAEGYAVKGDFQNATLWAGQHWQYQVKTADLGLRAKTFLEEHGAVKVQAKK, encoded by the coding sequence ATGAAGAAAAGCACCAAACAGTTTTGTACGGCGCTTGTGGGCCTGGGTATTGGGCTAGGAGCGGCTTCAAGCAGTTTTGCCCAGCAGTCTCTCAAAGATGTGATGCAGGCGCGTGGCCTGACTCAGAAAGACCTGCTGGCTGCAGCCAAGACCTACACGCCTACCGGCGGGCGCGATGAGTATCTGGCTTTCAGTTCAGGCGGCCAAAGCGGCCATGTGATCGTATACGGCATCCCGTCTATGCGTATCCTGAAATACATAGGCGTGTTTACGCCTGAGCCTTGGCAGGGTTACGGCTTCGATGACGAGTCCAAGGCTGTTCTGGCCCAGGGCAAGATCAATGGCAAGCTGATCAACTACGGTGATACCCATCATCCAGCTTTCTCCGAGACAGAAGGCGAATACAACGGTAGATATCTGTTCATCAACGACAAGGCCAATCCCCGTATCGCGGTGATTGATCTGCACGACTTCGAAACCAAGCAGATTGTTGTCAACCCCTTCATGAAGTCTGATCACGGTGGTGCTTTTGTTACCCCTAATACAGAATACGTGATGGAGGCTTCCCAGTATGCAGCGCCGGTCAGCGGCGACTATGTGCCGCTGGAAGAGTTCAACGAAAAGTATCGTGGTGCTTTGACCTATTGGAAGTTCGATAACAAGAAGGGGCGGATTCAAGAAGATCAGTCCTTTACCTTCGAATTGCCGCCCTACAGTCAGGATCTCTCTGACGCGGGTAAGGGGCCTTCCATGGGTTGGGGTTTCACCAACTCCTTCTGTTCCGAGCGTTATGTCGGTGGTATCGAGCGAGGGCGTCCTCCTTTCGAAGCAGGTTGTTCGCAGAAAGATACTGACTTCCTGCACGTAACCAACTGGACAAAAGCAGCCGAACTGGTTGCTGCCGGCAAGGTGCACAAGGTCAATGGCGCATACCAGATCACCATGAAGCAGGCGGTGAAAGAGGGTCTGCTCTATCTGATCCCAGAGCCCAAGAGTCCTCATGGCGTTGATGTCAGCCCGGACGGTACCCATATCATCGTTTCCGGTAAACTCGACAGCCATGCATGGGTCTACAGCTGGGACAAGATCAAGAAGGCCATCGACAGCAAGAAGTTCGAAGGCAAGGATCCCTACGGTATCCCGATCATCTCCATGAAAGACACTCTGCACACTCAAGTGCAGGTAGGCCTTGGCCCTTTGCATACCCAGTATGATTCCAAAGAGTGCGTGGTCTACACTTCTATCTACGTAGACTCCATGGTCACCAAGTGGGACTACTGTAAGGGCAAGGTGCTGGATCAACTCCATATCCACTACAACATCGGCCATCTGGTCTCCATGGAAGGCGACTCCGTCTCTCCTGACGGCAAGTATCTGGTCTCCCTCAACAAGCTGGCAATCGACCGCTTTAATCCTGTCGGTCCCCTGCATCCGCAGAATCATCAGTTGATCGATATCAGTGGCGACAAGATGCAGCTGCTCTACGATATGCCTCTGCCTTTGGGCGAACCCCACTACGTTGTGGCAATCAAAGCCGACAAGCTGAAACCTGCGGTTCGCTATAAGTCTGGTTGGGACAGTCGTTCCGACAAGAAATCGCCCTGGAAGACCCGTGCCGGCCGCGAGAAAGTGGTACGCAAAGACGGCGTGGTTCATATCTATGGTACTGTGATTCGCTCTCACATCACGCCTGAGATCATCGAGGTCGAAGAGGGTGAGACTGTCTCCATCCATCTGACCAACCTGGAACGTGCTGAGGACGAGACCCATGGTTTCGCCATGTACAGCCAGAACGTCAACCTCTCTATCGAACCAGGCAAGACCGTATCGGCTACCTTCGTAGCAGATAAAGCTGGTGTCTTCCCCTACTACTGCACCGAGTTCTGCTCCGCGCTCCACTTGGAGATGCAGGGTTATTTGCTGGTCAAGCCGAAAGGTTATGTGGCCGAAGCCGGCGCGAAGATGGAAGAAGGCCAGAAGTACACCAAGGCTGATTATGACAAGCAGGTGAAGACGAATGTCGATACCCAGGCTGTAATCAACTCCGTGGTGGGCTTCATCACCAGTCACAACTACAAGGACTTCCCGGAAGTTGTTGCACTGGTTGAAGATGCTACCGACCAGCTCGGTTTTGCTGATGAGGCCAAGAAGAAGGCCGAGGGCTATGCCGTCAAGGGTGACTTCCAGAATGCTACTCTCTGGGCTGGTCAGCACTGGCAGTATCAAGTCAAGACAGCTGACCTGGGCTTGCGCGCCAAAACCTTCCTTGAGGAGCATGGTGCCGTCAAGGTCCAAGCGAAAAAATAA